One segment of Manihot esculenta cultivar AM560-2 chromosome 4, M.esculenta_v8, whole genome shotgun sequence DNA contains the following:
- the LOC110614044 gene encoding aquaporin PIP2-1 codes for MAKDVEVAENPGEFSGKDYHDPPPAPLIDVEELGKWSFYRALIAEFIATLLFLYITVLTVIGYKSQTDPAKNSDACGGVGILGIAWAFGGMIFILVYCTAGISGGHINPAVTFGLFLARKVSLIRALLYMVAQCLGAICGCGLVKAFQKAYYNRYGGGANELSSGYSKGTGLGAEIIGTFVLVYTVFAATDPKRNARDSHVPVLAPLPIGFAVFMVHLATIPITGTGINPARSFGAAVIYNKDKAWDDQWIFWVGPFIGAAIAAFYHQYILRAAAIKALGSFRSNA; via the exons ATGGCGAAGGACGTTGAAGTTGCAGAGAATCCCGGCGAGTTCTCAGGCAAGGACTACCATGACCCACCACCTGCACCGCTGATCGATGTGGAGGAGCTTGGTAAATGGTCTTTTTACAGAGCTCTTATTGCAGAGTTCATAGCCACACTTCTCTTTCTTTATATCACAGTATTGACTGTGATTGGCTACAAGAGCCAAACTGATCCTGCTAAGAACTCTGATGCCTGTGGTGGTGTTGGTATTCTTGGTATTGCTTGGGCTTTTGGTGGTATGATCTTTATTCTCGTTTACTGCACTGCTGGTATCTCTG GAGGACACATAAACCCAGCTGTGACCTTTGGGCTGTTCTTGGCCCGGAAAGTGTCGCTGATCAGGGCCCTTTTGTACATGGTGGCTCAGTGCTTGGGTGCAATCTGTGGGTGTGGTTTAGTGAAGGCTTTTCAAAAGGCTTATTACAACAGGTATGGAGGTGGGGCCAATGAACTGTCATCTGGGTACAGTAAGGGAACTGGATTGGGTGCTGAGATTATTGGTACTTTTGTTCTTGTCTACACTGTTTTTGCTGCCACTGATCCTAAAAGAAATGCAAGAGACTCCCATGTTCCT GTATTGGCACCTCTCCCCATTGGATTTGCTGTGTTCATGGTTCACTTGGCCACTATTCCAATTACTGGCACTGGCATCAACCCTGCAAGGAGTTTTGGAGCTGCTGTTATTTACAATAAAGACAAGGCCTGGGATGATCaa tGGATCTTCTGGGTTGGACCTTTCATTGGAGCTGCAATTGCTGCTTTCTACCACCAATACATTCTTAGAGCAGCAGCCATTAAAGCTCTAGGATCCTTCAGGAGCAATgcttaa
- the LOC110614015 gene encoding uncharacterized protein LOC110614015: protein MPLRSTQQFSLTATAKNCYQYFSFKARQSNTHKAKELNMNPKVCFFLFSFLALVFAARAQERAPHGLAFENPVAFSPSAVEFFHPKTQQPNTKKPCEESSGCSPLPLAAEVEAIQTQESEASSSQKVGSRLGASGIAAIVVGLAFAVLIATGGFYVFSTRRANMNRDSSIKPDA from the coding sequence ATGCCACTCCGAAGCACCCAACAATTTTCCCTCACAGCTACTGCTAAAAATTGCTACCAATACTTCAGCTTCAAAGCTCGTCAATCTAATACTCATAAAGCTAAGGAACTGAACATGAATCCCAAAGTTtgtttctttctcttctcttttttagCACTTGTGTTTGCTGCAAGAGCTCAAGagagagctcctcatggcctaGCCTTTGAGAATCCTGTGGCGTTTTCACCTTCAGCAGTTGAGtttttccatcccaaaacacaaCAGCCCAACACTAAGAAACCTTGTGAAGAATCATCTGGTTGCTCACCATTGCCTCTAGcagctgaagtagaggctattCAAACACAGGAAAGTGAAGCTTCATCATCTCAGAAAGTTGGGAGTCGACTAGGAGCCAGTGGCATTGCCGCAATTGTGGTCGGTTTGGCATTTGCGGTGCTTATAGCAACCGGAGGTTTCTATGTGTTCAGCACACGTCGAGCCAATATGAATCGAGACAGCTCCATTAAACCTGATGCTTAA
- the LOC110612828 gene encoding 60S ribosomal protein L12, which produces MPPKFDPSQVVDVFVRVTGGEVGAASSLAPKIGPLGLSPKKIGEDIAKETAKDWKGLRVTVKLTVQNRQAKVSVVPSAAALVIKALKEPERDRKKTKNIKHSGNISLDDVIEIAKVMRPRSMAKDLSGTVKEILGTCVSVGCTVDGKDPKDLQQEITDGEVEVPLD; this is translated from the coding sequence ATGCCGCCTAAATTTGACCCTTCTCAGGTCGTCGATGTCTTCGTCCGGGTCACCGGTGGAGAAGTCGGTGCGGCTAGTTCACTCGCCCCGAAAATTGGGCCGCTTGGTCTCTCCCCTAAAAAGATCGGTGAAGACATCGCTAAGGAGACCGCTAAGGACTGGAAGGGCCTTCGCGTCACCGTCAAGCTCACGGTGCAGAATCGTCAGGCTAAGGTGTCAGTTGTTCCATCTGCGGCGGCTTTGGTCATCAAGGCACTTAAGGAGCCAGAGAGGGACAGAAAGAAGACTAAGAATATCAAGCACAGCGGGAACATCTCGCTGGATGATGTGATTGAGATCGCCAAGGTTATGAGGCCAAGATCGATGGCTAAGGATCTAAGTGGAACTGTCAAGGAGATTTTGGGAACTTGCGTCTCGGTTGGGTGTACTGTCGATGGTAAGGACCCTAAGGATTTGCAGCAGGAGATTACTGATGGTGAAGTTGAGGTGCCACTTGACTGA
- the LOC110613209 gene encoding uncharacterized protein LOC110613209 encodes MISILAQERLLGAVLGSAFVGVVVFEQRKRIYESISADRNQLDAQSQLREPICGKQFRSQFELQWNKAVDETFKPAVASLNSRRQ; translated from the exons ATGATTAGCATTCTTGCACAA GAGCGTCTGCTTGGTGCTGTTCTGGGGAGTGCCTTCGTGGGTGTTGTTGTTTTTGAGCAAAGGAAACGCATCTATGAATCCATTTCTGCGGACCGTAATCAATTGGATGCCCAATCTCAG TTGAGAGAGCCCATATGTGGAAAGCAATTTCGTTCACAATTTGAACTTCAGTGGAACAAAGCTGTGGATGAGACATTTAAACCTGCGGTTGCTTCTCTTAATTCACGCAGGCAGTAA